Proteins co-encoded in one Leptospira levettii genomic window:
- a CDS encoding succinate dehydrogenase/fumarate reductase iron-sulfur subunit — MKLHLKVWRQKDKNDKGRMVSYEANNVNEHMSFLEMLDVVNDGLIKKGEDPIAFDHDCREGICGSCSMVINGVPHGPEKGTTTCQLHMRKFKDGDTVVIEPWRAKAFPVTKDLVVDRSAFDRIIQAGGYINVNTGGAPDGNALPIPKVDADLAMDAATCIGCGACVAACKNASAMLFVSAKVSHLALLPQGVVEKKERVRKMVSAMDKEGFGNCTNQYECEAACPKEISVNFITRLNREYISS, encoded by the coding sequence ATGAAGTTACACCTTAAAGTTTGGAGACAAAAAGACAAAAACGACAAAGGTCGTATGGTCAGTTACGAAGCAAACAACGTAAATGAACATATGTCCTTTTTGGAAATGCTTGATGTTGTGAACGACGGCCTCATCAAAAAAGGAGAAGACCCAATTGCTTTCGACCATGACTGTCGCGAAGGAATTTGTGGATCTTGTTCTATGGTGATCAACGGTGTTCCTCATGGTCCTGAAAAAGGAACCACTACTTGCCAATTACACATGCGTAAGTTCAAAGATGGTGATACCGTTGTGATTGAACCTTGGAGAGCAAAAGCATTTCCAGTGACAAAAGACCTAGTTGTGGACAGATCTGCCTTTGATCGCATCATCCAAGCTGGTGGTTACATCAATGTGAACACAGGTGGAGCACCCGATGGAAACGCATTGCCAATTCCCAAAGTGGATGCGGACCTTGCGATGGACGCTGCCACTTGTATTGGTTGCGGGGCTTGTGTTGCGGCTTGTAAAAATGCCTCTGCTATGTTATTTGTTTCGGCTAAGGTTTCACACTTAGCTCTTTTACCACAAGGTGTTGTGGAGAAAAAAGAAAGAGTTCGTAAAATGGTAAGTGCAATGGATAAAGAAGGATTTGGAAATTGTACAAACCAATACGAGTGTGAAGCTGCTTGCCCGAAAGAGATTTCAGTCAATTTCATCACACGTCTGAACAGAGAATACATTTCTAGCTAA